One segment of Streptosporangium brasiliense DNA contains the following:
- a CDS encoding helix-turn-helix domain-containing protein has translation MITPHAGGEPVPPTPMAMPRGSSTVLRIVLGAQLRRLREQRHITLEEAGHAIRASHSKISRMELGRVSFRIRDVADLLTLYGVSDEDDRQALLALVGRANVTGWWHNYNDVLPSWFETYVGLEESATGIRNYEVQFVPGLLQSEGYARAVIRLGFPAASEEELERRLRLRLARQRLLRSAEPPHLWAVLDEAVLRRPLGGAEVMRGQIDHILQALELPNVTVQIVPFSVGGHAAAGGPFSILRFSQPDLPDVVYMEQLTSAVYLEKRDDVDRYLEVMERLCIEAEPASRTREILARIREEL, from the coding sequence ATGATCACACCTCACGCCGGAGGCGAGCCGGTCCCCCCGACCCCCATGGCCATGCCCCGGGGGAGTTCGACGGTGCTGAGGATCGTGCTGGGCGCGCAGCTCCGGCGGCTCCGCGAGCAGCGTCACATCACCCTGGAGGAGGCCGGCCACGCCATCCGCGCCTCCCACTCGAAGATCAGCCGGATGGAGCTGGGCAGGGTCAGCTTCCGGATCAGGGACGTGGCCGACCTGCTGACGCTGTACGGCGTCTCGGACGAGGACGACCGGCAGGCGCTGCTGGCCCTCGTCGGGCGGGCCAACGTCACCGGGTGGTGGCACAACTACAACGACGTCCTGCCGAGCTGGTTCGAGACGTACGTGGGCCTGGAGGAGTCGGCCACCGGCATCCGCAACTACGAGGTCCAGTTCGTCCCCGGCCTGCTCCAGAGCGAGGGCTACGCGCGGGCCGTCATCCGGCTGGGGTTCCCGGCCGCCTCCGAGGAGGAGCTGGAGCGCCGCCTGCGGCTGCGCCTGGCCCGCCAGCGGCTGCTGCGCAGCGCCGAGCCGCCCCATCTGTGGGCGGTGCTCGACGAGGCGGTGCTGCGCCGGCCCCTGGGCGGGGCCGAGGTGATGCGCGGCCAGATCGACCACATCCTCCAGGCGCTCGAACTGCCCAACGTGACCGTCCAGATCGTGCCCTTCAGCGTCGGCGGCCACGCCGCGGCCGGCGGGCCCTTCAGCATCCTGCGCTTCTCCCAGCCCGACCTGCCCGACGTGGTCTACATGGAGCAGCTCACCAGCGCCGTATACCTCGAAAAGCGCGACGACGTGGACCGCTACCTCGAGGTGATGGAGCGCCTGTGCATCGAGGCCGAGCCGGCCTCGCGCACGCGGGAGATTCTCGCCCGGATCCGCGAAGAGCTGTAG